Within Natronobacterium texcoconense, the genomic segment CTCGGACGTCCGCCCGACGCAACTGTACCTCTCGAGCGAGAAACTCGCGGGCGTTCTCGAGTGGTTCGATTTCGACGAGCCGAACTACGAGCCGTTGCCGGCGTTCGAACACGACGGCGAGTGGTACCTCGCTGACGGCCACACCCGGGCGTTCGCCGCCTCTCTCGCGGGAGCAGAGACGCTCCGGATCGAACACGACGAGTCGGTCCGCGAGGAGTACGACTTCGAGGTGTATCTGCGGTGTCTCGAGTGGTGTGAGGACGCCGGTATCGAGACGATCGATGATCTACACGGTCGGGTCGTCAGTCCGAACGCCTACCAAGAGCTGTGGATCGATCGATGTCAGCG encodes:
- a CDS encoding histone acetyltransferase, whose product is MARRLPLSDVRPTQLYLSSEKLAGVLEWFDFDEPNYEPLPAFEHDGEWYLADGHTRAFAASLAGAETLRIEHDESVREEYDFEVYLRCLEWCEDAGIETIDDLHGRVVSPNAYQELWIDRCQRVSDDAHETA